Proteins encoded together in one Planctomyces sp. SH-PL14 window:
- a CDS encoding Gfo/Idh/MocA family protein has protein sequence MAKQRVRIGVVGAGANTRLRHIPNFQGIEGVEVVGVVNRSPQSGARVAHEFGIPKVFPDWQSLVHSPDVDAVMIGTWPYMHCEVTCAALAAGKHVLTEARMASNAAEARRMVEASKARPDLTAQIVPSPFGLECGPAIQTLLDERYLGDLRELVVIGADDTQWDFSRPIHWRQDARKSGLNVLTLGIMHETAMRWTTPVEQVFAQSHIFEPTRPDLDAGTEVQVTVPDSLQVMTRHVGGARGIYHFSGITLFGPGKQIHMYGSRGTIKVHFGEREKVWVGHQGDPAERLLDIAPESMGRWRVEEEFIGVIRGEEKVKFTDFATGLRYMEFTEAVALSAERNLPVSLPSAEA, from the coding sequence ATGGCAAAGCAGCGCGTGCGGATCGGGGTTGTCGGAGCGGGAGCGAATACGCGACTGCGGCACATCCCGAATTTTCAGGGCATCGAGGGTGTGGAAGTCGTCGGCGTCGTGAACCGCTCGCCGCAGTCGGGCGCGCGGGTCGCCCACGAATTCGGGATTCCCAAGGTTTTTCCGGACTGGCAGTCGCTCGTCCATTCGCCGGACGTCGACGCCGTCATGATCGGCACCTGGCCGTACATGCACTGTGAAGTGACCTGCGCCGCCCTGGCCGCGGGAAAACACGTCCTGACCGAGGCCCGGATGGCGTCGAACGCCGCCGAAGCCCGGCGGATGGTCGAGGCCTCGAAGGCCCGTCCTGACCTCACCGCCCAGATCGTCCCCAGCCCGTTCGGGCTCGAGTGCGGGCCGGCGATCCAGACCCTCCTCGACGAACGCTACCTCGGGGACCTGCGGGAACTGGTCGTCATCGGGGCCGACGACACGCAGTGGGACTTCAGCCGCCCGATCCACTGGCGGCAGGACGCGCGAAAGAGCGGCCTCAACGTCCTGACGCTCGGCATTATGCACGAGACCGCCATGCGGTGGACCACTCCGGTCGAGCAGGTCTTCGCCCAGTCCCACATCTTCGAACCGACGCGTCCCGATCTCGACGCCGGGACGGAGGTCCAGGTGACGGTTCCGGACAGCCTCCAGGTCATGACCCGTCACGTCGGCGGGGCCCGCGGGATCTACCATTTCAGCGGAATCACGCTCTTCGGCCCGGGGAAGCAGATCCACATGTACGGCAGCCGCGGAACGATCAAGGTTCACTTCGGCGAGCGGGAGAAGGTCTGGGTCGGGCACCAGGGGGATCCGGCCGAGCGCCTGCTCGATATCGCACCCGAGTCGATGGGCCGGTGGCGGGTCGAGGAGGAGTTCATCGGGGTCATCCGCGGCGAGGAGAAGGTGAAATTCACCGACTTCGCCACCGGGCTCCGCTACATGGAATTCACGGAGGCGGTGGCGCTGAGCGCCGAGCGGAACCTGCCGGTCAGTCTCCCTTCGGCCGAAGCCTGA